One stretch of Oncorhynchus masou masou isolate Uvic2021 chromosome 9, UVic_Omas_1.1, whole genome shotgun sequence DNA includes these proteins:
- the LOC135545552 gene encoding synaptonemal complex central element protein 3-like, translated as MMELSKGLERMIEDVEHLPVQLAWMANDMKMQWTSPDLGDSLRRLQEEFLRCRAVISGFPGEQEPNRRRTGKGPGDEEVDGGVT; from the exons ATGATGGAGTTGAGCAAGGGTTTAGAGAGAATGATTGAAGACGTAGAACATCTACCAG TGCAGCTGGCATGGATGGCCAATGACATGAAGATGCAGTGGACCAGTCCTGATCTGGGGGACTCCCTACGGAGGCTTCAGGAAGAGTTCCTCCGCTGCAGGGCTGTCATCAGTGGCTTCCCTGGGGAACAGGAGCCGAACCGGAGACGGACTGGGAAAGGACCAGGGGATGAGGAAGTGGATGGAGGAGTGACCTAG
- the LOC135545553 gene encoding forkhead box protein I3-B-like, with amino-acid sequence MASFEPQGQSPPCCGPQFPSLGQEPPELSMYSDCYYPPPSLPSPQRTTPTSYDYSTSSPNPYLWFNGSGINAPPYLATTGPPGNPGPPFVPQHYGMQRPYLGPGGAGVPGGELGWFSLPSQEDLMKLVRPPYSYSALIAMAIHGAPERRLTLSQIYQYVADNFPFYNKSKAGWQNSIRHNLSLNDCFKKVPRDEDDPGKGNYWTLDPNCEKMFDNGNFRRKRKRKSDSLSGGEGGSGGSEPGEPGRSPEPPSNHGIDMSPTPERIPTPSTTGPAPCLSSFLSEMSGVVSGGANEIVGDPLNRALPITLTLDGTQRPTQPGGFGSYSPSSGASEWASQLPPPPGLSSSPTHSSLGYSSPILSQFNGHFYPGLGSASILYPREGTEV; translated from the exons ATGGCATCGTTCGAACCTCAGGGTCAGTCTCCTCCTTGCTGTGGCCCCCAGTTCCCCAGCCTGGGCCAGGAACCTCCAGAACTCAGCATGTACAGTGACTGCTACTACCCTCCTCCATCGCTCCCCAGCCCCCAGCGCACCACCCCCACCTCCTATGACTACAGCACCTCCTCCCCTAATCCTTACCTGTGGTTCAACGGATCCGGCATCAACGCTCCCCCATATCTGGCCACCACTGGGCCCCCAGGAAACCCCGGGCCACCCTTTGTTCCCCAGCACTATGGGATGCAGAGGCCTTACCTGGGGCCTGGCGGGGCAGGGGTCCCTGGGGGGGAGCTGGGCTGGTTCTCTCTACCCTCACAGGAAGACCTGATGAAGCTGGTCCGCCCGCCCTACTCCTACTCCGCCCTCATCGCCATGGCGATCCATGGCGCCCCAGAGCGGCGGCTGACCTTGAGTCAGATCTACCAGTACGTGGCTGATAACTTCCCCTTCTACAACAAGAGCAAGGCTGGCTGGCAGAACTCCATCAGGCACAACCTGTCACTCAACGACTGCTTTAAGAAGGTCCCCAGAGATGAGGATGACCCTG GTAAGGGTAACTATTGgacactagacccaaactgtgAGAAGATGTTTGACAACGGAAACTTCCGTCGTAAAAGGAAGAGGAAGTCTGATTCActgtctggaggagagggggggtcaGGGGGGTCGGAGCCAGGTGAGCCAGGTCGGAGCCCTGAACCCCCCAGCAACCACGGTATCGACATGTCTCCCACGCCAGAGAGAATCCCCACCCCTTCAACCACAGGTCCCGCCCCTTGCCTGAGCAGCTTCCTGTCTGAGATGTCTGGAGTGGTGTCAGGGGGAGCCAATGAGATCGTAGGAGATCCGCTGAACCGGGCCCTCCCCATAACCCTTACCCTGGATGGGACCCAGAGGCCTACACAGCCTGGGGGTTTTGGTAGTTACTCCCCCAGCTCGGGTGCTTCGGAGTGGGCTTCCCAGCTGCCGCCTCCCCCTGGCCTCTCCTCCTCGCCCACCCACTCTTCCCTGGGTTACAGCAGCCCCATCCTCAGCCAGTTCAATGGGCATTTCTACCCTGGCTTGGGCTCAGCAAGCATCCTATACCCACGGGAAGGCACAGAGGTctga